One Lycium barbarum isolate Lr01 chromosome 5, ASM1917538v2, whole genome shotgun sequence genomic window carries:
- the LOC132640172 gene encoding receptor-like protein kinase THESEUS 1, protein MESLKGLLVFSASILCFLSFSSLSFASFTPIDCFLISCGSSKSIQVQDGRVFEPDFGDTDVGLSTNSLITVSNNEKNSLLSEIHNSARVFTKSSVYTISTKQIGRHWLRLHFYPVKSNQHNLKSAVFSVVANGITLLHEFSFSRLGKKEPLLKEYVVEIGGSSSKSENLVLTLSPVGSSVAFINGIEVVSMPEGQFDFSVIPIPMGPGFVIPSSVALETAYRVNMGGPRLTPRNDTLWRTWNSDHTFLFNPSSARNVAKDPKSVKYPADGESVDIAPNYIYATAQEMADAKVMDQKFNITWAFQVEKGFTYFIRMHFCDIVSVSLNNLIFDVYINNQTAVESFDISTKTMALSAAYFMDFVVNMSTGSDKIFIQVGPSNLRTTQANAILNGLEIMKMSNPSNSLDGKVAIYSINSIRSDAKKHVKLAIFATLGGLAGLLLVSASCFLCFVCFRKPKMVKQKSMTWLMVKQKSMSWLSFPNQVGISETKISAGSFASMTPSRTFGRIFAFAEIREATKDFDESLVIGVGGFGKVYKGVLEDGVMVAVKRGNGKSQQGLVEFRTEIEMLSKLRHRHLVSLIGYCEELNEMILVYEFMAGGPLRKHLYGSDFPHLSWKQRLEICIGAAKGLHYLHTGASECIIHRDVKTTNILLDENLTAKVADFGLSKFGPALDQTHVSTAVKGSFGYLDPEYYRRQQLTEKSDVYSFGVVLMEVLCARSAINPSLPREQVNIAEWAMHWQKKGQLEQIIDPYLVGKVSIDSLRKYGETAEKCLAEYGCERPSMGDVLWNLEYVLHLQAAARQSLEEENSNIIPDIPYSIPRVESGEADEIDIVSHGESDVTTSSGVFSQLMNPKGR, encoded by the coding sequence ATGGAATCTTTAAAAGGGTTGTTGGTGTTTTCTGCTAGCATTTTGTGTTTCCTCAGTTTTTCATCATTGAGTTTTGCTTCTTTTACCCCAATAGATTGTTTCTTGATTAGCTGTGGGAGTAGTAAATCTATACAAGTTCAAGATGGAAGGGTGTTTGAACCTGATTTTGGTGATACTGATGTGGGGTTGTCTACAAATTCACTTATCACTGTCTCAAATAATGAAAAAAACAGTTTGCTGTCTGAAATTCACAATTCTGCTAGAGTGTTTACTAAGAGTTCCGTATATACCATTAGTACAAAGCAGATTGGTAGACATTGGTTAAGGTTGCATTTTTACCCTGTTAAGAGTAATCAGCACAATCTAAAATCAGCTGTTTTTTCTGTTGTGGCAAATGGGATTACACTGCTTCATGAGTTTTCCTTTTCAAGATTGGGGAAAAAGGAACCTTTGTTAAAGGAATACGTAGTCGAAATAGGCGGATCGAGTAGTAAGTCGGAGAATTTAGTACTTACATTGTCTCCAGTTGGTAGCTCAGTTGCATTTATCAATGGGATAGAAGTTGTTTCTATGCCTGAGGGTCAATTTGATTTCAGTGTTATCCCAATTCCAATGGGGCCTGGTTTTGTTATTCCATCCTCGGTTGCTTTAGAGACAGCTTATAGAGTGAATATGGGAGGTCCAAGATTGACACCAAGAAATGACACTTTGTGGAGGACGTGGAATTCGGATCATACGTTTCTTTTTAACCCTAGTAGTGCTCGGAATGTGGCCAAGGATCCGAAATCAGTTAAGTATCCAGCGGATGGAGAGTCGGTTGACATTGCCCCGAATTACATTTACGCAACTGCCCAAGAAATGGCAGATGCTAAAGTAATGgatcagaagtttaacattacaTGGGCATTTCAAGTTGAAAAGGGATTCACTTACTTTATTAGGATGCATTTCTGTGACATTGTTAGTGTTTCTCTTAACAATTTGATATTTGATGTGTACATCAATAACCAAACCGCGGTGGAATCGTTCGATATCTCAACCAAGACAATGGCATTATCAGCTGCTTACTTTATGGATTTTGTAGTAAATATGTCTACGGGCTCAGACAAAATTTTCATTCAAGTCGGTCCTTCTAATTTAAGGACTACTCAAGCCAATGCAATTCTAAACGGTTTGGAGATAATGAAAATGAGCAATCCTAGTAACAGCCTCGACGGAAAAGTTGCCATatattccatcaattccataagATCAGATGCTAAGAAACATGTCAAGCTAGCAATTTTTGCTACCTTAGGAGGATTAGCCGGTTTATTGCTCGTCTCAGCGTCCTGTTTTCTCTGTTTCGTTTGTTTCCGTAAGCCAAAGATGGTGAAACAAAAATCTATGACATGGCTAATGGTGAAACAAAAATCTATGTCTTGGCTATCTTTTCCGAATCAAGTTGGAATTTCGGAAACAAAAATCTCGGCGGGTAGTTTTGCATCAATGACACCTTCACGGACTTTTGGGCGGATTTTCGCCTTCGCCGAGATTCGTGAAGCTACTAAGGACTTTGACGAGAGCTTGGTCATTGGCGTTGGCGGCTTTGGCAAAGTTTATAAAGGAGTGCTCGAAGACGGGGTTATGGTTGCTGTAAAACGGGGAAATGGAAAATCTCAACAAGGGCTCGTGGAGTTCAGAACAGAAATCGAGATGCTATCCAAGCTACGCCATAGACACCTTGTTTCTTTAATCGGTTATTGTGAGGAGCTTAATGAGATGATCCTTGTATATGAATTCATGGCAGGCGGGCCCCTCAGAAAGCACTTATACGGATCGGATTTTCCTCATCTTTCTTGGAAACAAAGACTAGAAATATGCATTGGAGCTGCGAAAGGATTGCATTATCTTCACACGGGGGCATCCGAGTGCATCATCCACCGGGATGTCAAGACTACTAACATTTTGTTAGATGAGAATCTCACTGCAAAAGTGGCTGATTTTGGTTTATCGAAATTTGGCCCCGCATTAGATCAAACTCACGTGAGCACTGCCGTGAAGGGAAGTTTTGGTTACCTCGATCCGGAGTATTATCGTAGGCAGCAACTGACAGAGAAGTCTGATGTGTACTCTTTCGGAGTAGTACTCATGGAAGTTCTATGTGCTCGGTCAGCAATCAATCCTTCTCTCCCACGAGAACAAGTAAACATAGCAGAGTGGGCAATGCATTGGCAAAAGAAAGGCCAGTTGGAGCAGATAATCGATCCATATCTTGTAGGAAAAGTGAGCATCGATTCACTTAGGAAATATGGTGAAACCGCGGAGAAGTGTTTGGCTGAATACGGTTGTGAGAGGCCATCGATGGGAGACGTTCTTTGGAATCTTGAATACGTTCTTCATTTGCAAGCGGCTGCCAGACAATCTTTAGAGGAAGAGAACAGCAATATCATACCGGATATACCTTACTCAATTCCCCGTGTTGAGTCGGGTGAGGCTGACGAAATCGACATTGTTAGCCATGGAGAATCAGATGTAACAACTTCATCTGGAGTTTTCTCTCAGCTAATGAATCCAAAGGgaagataa